A stretch of Lathyrus oleraceus cultivar Zhongwan6 chromosome 6, CAAS_Psat_ZW6_1.0, whole genome shotgun sequence DNA encodes these proteins:
- the LOC127095697 gene encoding zinc finger BED domain-containing protein RICESLEEPER 2: MNHHILKCAKKPRTIDPTQTILTYPSAEGSSLGHVSSKFDKQACRKALSIFVVLDEQPFSAVEGEGFKYYSKVMQSQFTLPSRRTVARDCFQLHLDEKQKLKAFFKSDCNRVALTTDCWTSIQNQNYLTLTAHFVDNEWNYQKRIISFTVIPNHKGDTVGRKIEEVLRDWGIRNVSTITVDNATSNDVVVAYLHRKISTMNGMMGDGKCFHMRCAAHILNLVVNEGLKDKHLSITSVRDAVRFVKSSPHRAAKFKECIEFAGITCKKLVCLDVSTRWNATYLMLEAAEKFQAAFDKLEYEESSYREFFGKGSPPSSDDWDIVRAFIFFKVIL; this comes from the coding sequence ATGAACCATCACATTCTAAAATGTGCAAAGAAGCCTAGAACCATTGATCCCACCCAAACTATTCTGACATACCCCTCTGCTGAAGGATCTAGTTTGGGTCATGTTAGCTCCAAATTTGACAAGCAAGCTTGTAGAAAAGCTTTGTCAATTTTTGTGGTTCTAGATGAACAACCATTTAGTGCAGTTGAGGGGGAAGGTTTTAAGTACTATTCTAAAGTAATGCAGTCCCAGTTTACTCTCCCATCTAGGCGTACAGTAGCTAGAGACTGTTTTCAGCTACACTTGGATGAGAAACAAAAACTAAAAGCCTTCTTTAAGTCTGACTGCAATAGAGTAGCACTTACTACTGATTGTTGGACTTCTATCCAAAATCAAAACTACTTAACCCTTACGGCACACTTTGTGGATAACGAATGGAACTATCAAAAGAGAATTATAAGCTTCACAGTTATTCCAAACCACAAGGGTGATACGGTAGGTAGGAAGATTGAAGAGGTGTTAAGGGATTGGGGAATTAGGAATGTGTCTACCATAACTGTTGATAATGCAACTTCAAATGATGTAGTTGTAGCATATTTGCATAGAAAAATATCAACTATGAATGGGATGATGGGGGATGGAAAATGTTTTCATATGAGGTGCGCTGCTCACATATTGAATTTGGTGGTAAATGAGGGTTTGAAAGATAAGCATTTGTCTATTACTAGTGTTAGGGATGCTGTTAGATTTGTCAAGTCCTCACCTCATAGGGCAGCCAAGTTTAAAGAGTGCATTGAATTTGCTGGAATAACTTGTAAAAAACTAGTATGTCTCGATGTTTCAACTCGTTGGAACGCGACATATTTGatgcttgaggctgcagagaaGTTTCAAGCTGCTTTTGATAAGCTTGAGTATGAAGAGTCGAGCTATAGGGAGTTCTTTGGAAAAGGTAGTCCTCCTAGTAGTGATGATTGGGACATTGTTAGAGCTTTCATCTTTTTTAAAGTTATTCTATGA